A stretch of Pristis pectinata isolate sPriPec2 chromosome 26, sPriPec2.1.pri, whole genome shotgun sequence DNA encodes these proteins:
- the pink1 gene encoding LOW QUALITY PROTEIN: serine/threonine-protein kinase PINK1, mitochondrial (The sequence of the model RefSeq protein was modified relative to this genomic sequence to represent the inferred CDS: inserted 1 base in 1 codon) produces MSVRNLLARGWQLGRSALRRFTPAAESSQVPRVCGPESSSRSXYVLPARYRYFRHSIASLAAQLQRQAFRQHRGPRGALLAFGLGLGFVEQQVEEVRTCTAACEQIQTLFKRKKIKYENSIPLSTIGHCLEDYKIGDPIGKGCNAAVYKAFISGVANPRSSSKIVTKEQPPESRSEGKKAAVVPDIFSVDTEIIRNNSMISQEKSSLSFVVLKRDPPGGFEGGAGCPGGGSEGGAGYPLALKMLWNINAESSSDAILRTMGKELVPTIPNALSGEFGKTKRLVVPSQYNIGKLKSHPNIIQIVRAFTAKFALLPGAWEEYPDVLPTSVNPNGFGRNHTLFLVMKSYPCTLKQYLQVCSPWSEFAALMILQLLEGVDHLVQHGIAHRDLKADNILVEFDSVGCPRLVITDFGCCLVTPDHGLKLPFTSMEVDRGGNACLMAPEICAAVPGPKVVIDYGKSDAWTVGTLAYEILGFPNPFYPHGMNYLESRNYEENTLPPLPNSVHRNVRLVVKLLLCRDPKRRLSARVAADMLHLHLWGTELLASAEICAQKLFDWLQCQILLTCLQVTMNRESSVQTELKRNFLANLSFEELNLALDLLLHGKSNKFTD; encoded by the exons ATGTCGGTGCGAAACCTGCTGGCCCGCGGCTGGCAGCTTGGCCGGTCGGCCTTGCGCCGCTTCACCCCCGCGGCAGAATCCAGCCAAGTGCCGCGGGTCTGCGGCCCCGAGTCAAGCAGCCGCT CGTATGTGTTGCCAGCCCGTTACCGGTATTTTCGCCACTCTATTGCAAGCCTGGCTGCCCAGCTGCAGCGCCAGGCGTTTCGACAGCATCGTGGGCCCCGCGGGGCCTTGCTGGCCTTCGGCCTGGGCCTGGGCTTCGTCGAGCAGCAAGTGGAGGAGGTGAGGACCTGCACCGCTGCGTGCGAGCAGATCCAG ACACTATTTAAAAGAAAGAAGATTAAGTATGAAAACTCCATACCTTTGTCCACCATTGGCCATTGTCTGGAAGATTATAAGATCGGAGACCCCATTGGAAAAGGGTGTAATGCAGCTGTGTACAAGGCCTTTATTTCTGGAGTGGCCAATCCAAGATCGAGCAGTAAAATTGTGACAAAGGAGCAACCGCCAGAAAGTAGAAGCGAGGGAAAGAAAGCTGCTGTTGTACCAGATATCTTCAGTGTTGATACCGAAATAATAAGAAATAATTCAATGATTTCACAGGAAAAATCAAGTTTGAGTTTTGTTGTTCTGAAGAGGGATCCACCTGGTGGTTTTGAGGGAGGCGCCGGCTGCCCAGGCGGTGGTTCCGAGGGAGGCGCCGGCTACCCTCTGGCTTTAAAAATGCTTTGGAACATAAAT GCAGAGTCCTCCAGTGATGCGATCCTGAGAACAATGGGGAAGGAGCTGGTTCCAACCATCCCTAATGCTTTATCTGGAGAGTTTGGTAAAACCAAACGATTAGTTGT ACCCTCACAATATAACatagggaagctgaaatcacaTCCAAACATCATCCAGATTGTCCGGGCATTTACAGCCAAATTTGCTCTGTTGCCTGGAGCATGGGAGGAGTATCCTGATGTACTGCCCACCAGTGTGAATCCTAATGGGTTTGGACGCAACCACACACTCTTCCTGGTGATGAAAAG CTATCCATGTACACTGAAGCAATACTTGCAGGTCTGTAGCCCCTGGAGTGAGTTTGCTGCACTGATGATTCTTCAGTTACTGGAGGGAGTGGATCATCTGGTTCAACATGGCATTGCACACAGAGACCTGAAGGCTGATAATATTCTGGTGGAGTTTGATTCAG TTGGCTGCCCACGTTTAGTGATCACTGATTTTGGTTGCTGTCTGGTAACTCCTGATCATGGATTGAAGCTTCCTTTTACCAGTATGGAGGTTGACCGGGGAGGAAATGCCTGCCTCATGGCTCCTGAG ATTTGTGCAGCAGTGCCTGGACCCAAAGTAGTTATTGATTATGGAAAATCTGATGCCTGGACAGTGGGTACTCTAGCCTATGAGATTCTGGGATTTCCAAATCCCTTCTATCCACATGGAATGAATTATCTGGAGAGCAGGAACTATGAAGAGAACACGCTGCCGCCTTTGCCAAACTCTGTTCATAGAAACGTGAGACTGGTGGTGAAGCTTTTGTTGTGCAGAGATCCCAAGAGG CGCCTGTCAGCAAGAGTTGCTGCGGACATGCTGCACCTACATCTGTGGGGGACAGAGCTCCTTGCTTCAGCTGAGATCTGTGCACAGAAGCTATTTGACTGGCTTCAGTGCCAGATTCTGCTCACGTGCCTGCAGGTCACAATGAATCGTGAATCGTCAGTGCAGACCGAACTAAAGAGGAACTTCTTGGCAAATCTCAGCTTTGAAGAACTGAACCTGGCACTGGATCTACTGCTACATGGGAAAAGCAACAAGTTCACCGATTAA